GTCACGTGTGAGCGGCGCGCCCGAGGTCTTGTCGGCGACGCCGAACGGCTGCTCGAAACGACCATCGGGGGTCTGGAGGAGCACGATGGCGCCGGGGATGTTGTTGGCCGTCATCACGTCGGTGGCCGCCTTCGTGATGGCGGCCACGGTGTCGGTCGGATAGGCCGGTACCGCCGGGGCCAAGGCGGTCGCTGTGGGGGTAGTCGTGGCCGTCGGCGCCGAACCGGTGGAGGATGGCGTAGAGCATCCGGCCAGCAGGAGGGCGAGGGCGACGACAGTGGTCGTTCGGGCGAGGCGGGCGGATGTGCCCATGGTGACTCCTGGATCGGACGGGGTTCAGCTGAACGGGCGGAAGGGAGAGAAGTGCGCGGAGAGGGTCACGCGCTCTGGGGCACGCTCTGCTCGAAGCGGAACACGTCGGCCGGGTCGTAGGCTCGTTTGACGGCCGAGAGCCGCGCCAGGTCGGGTCCCCAGTAGTCTCTCGCCCACGAGTCGGCGCCGACATTGGGCACGTTGGGGTAGGCACCGTTCCCGTACGGCTTGAGCGCGGCGGCGAACGCAGCCACCCAGGCGAGACACACCGGGGTCAGCGGATCGTCTAGCGCGGCAACTCCCCCGCGGACGCCCCATCCGGCGCCCGGCTCGGCGTAGAACAGGGCGTCGCGGTGAGCGAAGGCGCTTCCGCCGCGGGGTTCGCTTTCGGACACCACACCTCCGAACGCGTTGGTGAAGTAGTTGCATCCCTCGGTCGGAGCGCTGGCCAGGAACGAGCCGATGATGTCGATCGCCTCCGGCGGGAGCGGCTCCGTGACGAACTGCGAGCGGAACGTCCAGTTGGCCGGCTCGTCGCCCGTCGGGATCTGGAAGCCCGCGTACGTCTGGGCCCAGGGTGCATCGGTGGTCACGACGTGGGGCGAACCGATCGCGAGCAGAGGCTCGAGCATCCGCAGTGCTTCGCGTTCGTCACCCGACGCGAGAACCGCGAACAGCACGACCGACTGGCGGTCGATCTCCAGCTGGCTGGTCAGGCGTTCGTCGGCGAACGGCGCCGTGCGCTGCCAGACGTCGAACACCTCGGCGAGGGCAGTGAGGCCCGGCCACGTCGCCGTGACGGAGGCGACGCGGGCGAGCGGATGCACGGCGAACGTCAACGCGGTCACCACCCCGAAGCTGCCGTTGCCCGCGCCCCTGAGCGCACGCAGTAATTCCCCGTGATGGTCGGAGTCGACCGTGATCGCCTCCGCCCCGGCACCCGCCTCCGCACCCGAAGCCACCACGATCTCGACGGAGAGCAGGTTGTCGCACGCCATGCCGAACGCCCGGGTGAGCAGCCCGAAGCCCCCGCCGAGCGTTGCGCCGGCGAGCCCGACCGAACCCTCAGTGCCCGTCGGGGCGGCGAATCCGGCTGCACCGAGCGCAGCGACCGCTGCCGCCTGGGACACACCTGCACCGACGGTCGCCGTGTGGTTCTCGGCATCGATCGTGACCGACACCAATTCGCTGACGTCGATCACAAGACCATCGTCCAGCGTCGACCAACCCTCGAGGCAGTGGCCGCCGCTGCGTACCCGCAGGGGTACACCGGCGTTCCGGGCCCAGCTCACTGCAGCGACGACATCCGGGGTCGACTGCGGGTACACGAGCGCGGCCGGCCGGTGCGAGAAGAGATGGTTCCACGACCTTCGGGCCGCGTCGTACCCGTCATCACCCGCCCGCACGACCCGGCCGGGAAGTGCGCCCAGATCAGGGACGATGCCGGCAGACGTTTGGCCGAGGTCGCTCATTCGACCGCCTCGACGGCCGAGCCGCCATCGGACTCGCTCTCGAGAACCCGTCGCCGGAAGATCATCAGCCACGCGAAGTACACCGCTCCTGCCAGAAGGAGCCCGAGCACCACCAGCGAGGGCACGAAGGCATCGGGCGGCGTCACCAGCACGACGAGCACCAGCGCGACCCAGACCAGCGCCACCACCGTGACCGGCAGTTCGAAGCGCCCGAGACTGAACCCCCCGGCCTTCTTCTCGAGCTTGCCGCGCACCACCAGGTAGAGCACCACGATGCCCCCGTACATCAGGGCCGGCAGCAGGGTCCCCCCGACGATCAGCTGGATCAGGGCGTCACCGGGGAGCGCGATCATCAGAACGACGCCGATGACGACGATCAGCACCGTCGCCGCGACGGGCGTTCGCGTCACCGGGTTCACCCGGCTCATCAGCCGCGCCGCGGGGAAACGGCCGTCACGGGCCATCGCGAAGACCTGGCGCGAGCAGGCCGCCATCACGACCATTCCGGCACCGAAGAACGCGAACGCGATGCCGCCGAGCAGGATGCGCTCCCAGACCGGGCCGAGCTGGCCCCGGATGATCGCTGCAACCGGCGAGGGATCGGCGGTGACGGCATCCACATCCTTGATCGACACCGTCAGAACGATGAGGAAGACCAGACCTGCGACGCTCGCCGCGATGACCGACCCGACGATCGCCCGCGGAACGGTGCGGAAGGGGTTCTTCGCCTCCTCGGCCAGGTTCGCTGCGGAGTCGAAGCCGACCAGGGTCGTGAGCCCCATCAGCGCGCCGGCCGTGAGGCCACCCCCGATGGCGAAGTAGTTCGGATCGGTGATCGACGTTCCCCGGGAGACGAGAGTGGCGGCATCCCCACCGCCGGTCACGGCCAGCACGATCAGAAGTCCGACGACCAGCACCGCGATGATGCCGAGCTCGACGGCCACCGCGGCGGAGGTGATCAGGCCGAACAGCCTCGTCGACGCGATCACGAGAGCGGCCTGCACGACGAGGATCACGAGGGTGAGGATGCGCGCCATCCCTTCATCGGCGTCCATTCCGAGCAGCGGCATCACCGCCTGGCTCGCCATTGCATTGGCCATCGTGACGACCGCGATGGCGAGGTACCAGAAGCTCAACCAGCCGAAGAACCAGCCGACCTTCGGGTTCGCGAGCCGGGAGGCCCACTGGTACGACGAGCCGCTCAACGCGATCCGGGCAGCGAACTGCGCGACGACGAGCGCGACGAGCGTCTGCCCGACGGCGGCGAGCACCCAGAGCCAGATTCCGACGGGTCCCGACGTCTGCAGTACCTCGCCGTAGGTCGCGAAGACACCGACCGCGACAGAGATGAAGGCGAACGAGATCGCGAAGACCTGAAAGCCGCCGAGGGTGCGCTTGAGCTGTGGCTGGTCGGCGCTCGCGGCCTCGGATCGACTCGGGCCCGCGTCGGTGAGTCGGTCTGTCATGGTGTTCTTCCCCTGTCGACACAGTCAGTGTGTCGGGCGGCTCCCTCAGCGACAAGATCCTCTTGCGGACACGTCCTCTAGAGGGCGGCCCGGGGAGTTCCGATGCAGCTGACCGCGCCGCCATGCTTGTGGATCCGTTCCATCCTGAAGTTCCACGACATCGATGACGTCGTGGAACGGGCGAACGCGGGACCTTTCGGTCTCGGTGCCTCGGTGTGGAGCACCGACATCGAGAGCGCCGTCTCGGTAGCCCGGCGCCTCGACAGCGGAACGGTCTGGATCAATCAGCACCAGGCGCTGATGTACGACGTGCCGTTCGGTGGCATCAAACAGAGCGGCGCGGGATGCGAGTTCGGCGAAGCCGGAGTCCTTGAGTACACCGCGCGTCAGGTCATCAACCAGTCGCGTCGAGTGTAGCGAGTACGCTTTTCACTCCCGTCGTGTCTTGGTTTCGAAGGAGAGCAGGAAACCTGTCGCT
Above is a genomic segment from Subtercola boreus containing:
- a CDS encoding APC family permease; translation: MTDRLTDAGPSRSEAASADQPQLKRTLGGFQVFAISFAFISVAVGVFATYGEVLQTSGPVGIWLWVLAAVGQTLVALVVAQFAARIALSGSSYQWASRLANPKVGWFFGWLSFWYLAIAVVTMANAMASQAVMPLLGMDADEGMARILTLVILVVQAALVIASTRLFGLITSAAVAVELGIIAVLVVGLLIVLAVTGGGDAATLVSRGTSITDPNYFAIGGGLTAGALMGLTTLVGFDSAANLAEEAKNPFRTVPRAIVGSVIAASVAGLVFLIVLTVSIKDVDAVTADPSPVAAIIRGQLGPVWERILLGGIAFAFFGAGMVVMAACSRQVFAMARDGRFPAARLMSRVNPVTRTPVAATVLIVVIGVVLMIALPGDALIQLIVGGTLLPALMYGGIVVLYLVVRGKLEKKAGGFSLGRFELPVTVVALVWVALVLVVLVTPPDAFVPSLVVLGLLLAGAVYFAWLMIFRRRVLESESDGGSAVEAVE
- a CDS encoding FAD-binding oxidoreductase, whose product is MSDLGQTSAGIVPDLGALPGRVVRAGDDGYDAARRSWNHLFSHRPAALVYPQSTPDVVAAVSWARNAGVPLRVRSGGHCLEGWSTLDDGLVIDVSELVSVTIDAENHTATVGAGVSQAAAVAALGAAGFAAPTGTEGSVGLAGATLGGGFGLLTRAFGMACDNLLSVEIVVASGAEAGAGAEAITVDSDHHGELLRALRGAGNGSFGVVTALTFAVHPLARVASVTATWPGLTALAEVFDVWQRTAPFADERLTSQLEIDRQSVVLFAVLASGDEREALRMLEPLLAIGSPHVVTTDAPWAQTYAGFQIPTGDEPANWTFRSQFVTEPLPPEAIDIIGSFLASAPTEGCNYFTNAFGGVVSESEPRGGSAFAHRDALFYAEPGAGWGVRGGVAALDDPLTPVCLAWVAAFAAALKPYGNGAYPNVPNVGADSWARDYWGPDLARLSAVKRAYDPADVFRFEQSVPQSA
- a CDS encoding aldehyde dehydrogenase family protein, translated to MQLTAPPCLWIRSILKFHDIDDVVERANAGPFGLGASVWSTDIESAVSVARRLDSGTVWINQHQALMYDVPFGGIKQSGAGCEFGEAGVLEYTARQVINQSRRV